A window from Candidatus Latescibacterota bacterium encodes these proteins:
- a CDS encoding DUF3303 family protein, with protein sequence MLFMVIERFRDNDMIPVYERLREGGRQLPDGLVYVDSWIEPSFGRCFQLMECSDAALLQEWVLQWRGLGVTFEICPVVPSTRTREVVAPHLGQP encoded by the coding sequence ATGCTATTTATGGTCATCGAGCGATTCCGCGACAACGACATGATTCCGGTCTACGAACGCCTGCGCGAAGGCGGGCGCCAGCTGCCGGACGGCCTCGTGTACGTCGACAGCTGGATCGAACCGAGCTTCGGCCGCTGCTTCCAGCTCATGGAGTGCTCGGATGCGGCGCTGCTGCAGGAGTGGGTGCTACAGTGGAGAGGCCTCGGCGTGACCTTCGAGATCTGCCCGGTGGTGCCCAGCACGCGGACGCGCGAGGTCGTGGCGCCGCATTTGGGCCAGCCCTAG
- a CDS encoding SRPBCC domain-containing protein yields METYDWSEFHVRMYYLAPLGDVFRRFATAEGLESFFIHKATHTAADGTVRASNELVQSGDRYDWTYVHDFGHGGSFEQVEPDRRVRFTFGTMRVEVRFRDLGDATEVDLHQTRCATTDPERAWQHVNCRSCWIYFLTNLRSLLAGGPDLRDHDHPNWNDSVSIGFDPASGPGQPR; encoded by the coding sequence ATGGAAACCTACGACTGGTCCGAGTTCCACGTCCGGATGTACTACCTCGCGCCGCTCGGCGACGTGTTCCGGCGCTTCGCGACGGCCGAGGGCCTCGAGTCCTTCTTCATCCACAAGGCGACGCACACCGCCGCGGACGGCACGGTCCGCGCGTCGAACGAGCTCGTCCAGTCGGGCGACCGCTACGACTGGACCTACGTTCACGACTTCGGCCACGGCGGCAGCTTCGAACAGGTGGAGCCAGATCGCCGGGTGCGTTTCACATTCGGCACCATGCGGGTGGAAGTCCGCTTCCGCGACCTCGGCGACGCCACCGAGGTGGACCTCCACCAGACCCGCTGCGCGACCACCGATCCCGAGCGCGCCTGGCAGCACGTCAACTGCCGCAGCTGCTGGATCTACTTCCTGACGAACCTGCGGTCCCTCCTGGCGGGCGGGCCCGACCTCAGGGATCACGATCATCCGAACTGGAACGATTCGGTGAGCATCGGCTTCGATCCGGCCAGCGGGCCGGGACAGCCGCGCTGA
- a CDS encoding NAD(P)-dependent alcohol dehydrogenase, whose translation MKAIVYDRYGPPDVLRLVEVEKPVAAPGQVLVRVRGAAVNPYDWHFMRGKPYFLRLVSGLRAPKRDRLGVDFAGVVEAVGPEVTTVKVGDEVYGMQTGAFAQYLCAPESSVAPKPRMLDFSLAAAIPLAGLTALQGLRNSARLQAGERVLIIGASGGVGTFAVQIAEHLGARVTGVCSTGNLDGVKALGANAVIDYTREDFTATAEKFDVVFQLGGMDSPVRCRRALTQRGRLVLCSGDSEGAWIGPLGRFMQAPLMSPFVKQKLMGLEAKRSREDLVELARLVDEGALRPIIDRSYPLAEAADAVRYVEGGHARGKVLVQID comes from the coding sequence GTGAAAGCCATCGTCTATGATCGCTATGGTCCGCCGGACGTCCTGCGGCTGGTCGAGGTGGAAAAGCCAGTCGCGGCACCGGGACAGGTGCTGGTGCGCGTTCGCGGGGCCGCCGTCAATCCCTACGACTGGCACTTCATGCGGGGCAAGCCCTACTTCCTGCGGCTGGTCTCCGGCCTCAGGGCCCCGAAGCGCGATCGCCTCGGCGTGGACTTCGCGGGCGTGGTCGAGGCGGTGGGGCCGGAGGTCACCACGGTGAAGGTGGGCGACGAGGTCTACGGCATGCAGACCGGCGCCTTCGCCCAGTACCTCTGCGCCCCCGAGAGCAGCGTCGCGCCCAAGCCGCGGATGCTGGACTTCTCGCTCGCGGCCGCGATTCCCCTCGCCGGTCTCACGGCGCTGCAGGGCCTGCGGAACAGCGCGCGGCTGCAAGCCGGCGAGCGCGTGCTGATCATCGGGGCGTCCGGCGGCGTCGGCACTTTCGCGGTGCAGATCGCCGAGCACCTGGGCGCACGGGTGACGGGCGTCTGCAGCACGGGGAACCTCGACGGCGTCAAGGCCCTCGGCGCGAACGCGGTCATCGACTACACGCGCGAGGACTTCACGGCCACGGCAGAGAAGTTCGACGTCGTCTTTCAGCTGGGCGGCATGGACTCGCCGGTCCGCTGCCGCAGGGCGCTGACGCAGCGGGGCAGGCTGGTGCTCTGCAGCGGCGACTCCGAGGGCGCGTGGATCGGACCCCTGGGGCGATTCATGCAGGCCCCGCTGATGTCGCCTTTCGTGAAGCAGAAGCTGATGGGCCTCGAGGCAAAGCGCAGCAGGGAGGATCTCGTCGAGCTGGCGCGGCTCGTCGATGAGGGCGCGCTGCGCCCAATCATCGACCGCAGCTACCCGTTGGCCGAGGCGGCCGACGCGGTTCGCTACGTCGAAGGTGGCCACGCGCGGGGCAAGGTGCTCGTGCAGATCGACTAG
- a CDS encoding RNA polymerase sigma factor — MTTDSEHRQDLERAQRAFAGDEQAWRAIYDDTCQSLFNLLAFQVGDRDAAMDLLQETYLTALGKLDRYRGQGPLGAWLRRIALRKALDWRRGLARRLRGNQRLAREADDTAPEAASPRFDSERAAFQAALNRLSPKQRAALILREVEGLDFDAIAAELGCREATVRVHLHRAREGLRRLLSTAETPLFAEELEGWQP, encoded by the coding sequence GTGACCACAGACAGCGAACATAGGCAAGACCTCGAACGGGCACAGCGAGCCTTCGCGGGGGACGAGCAGGCCTGGCGGGCCATCTACGACGACACCTGCCAGAGCCTTTTCAACCTGCTGGCCTTTCAGGTGGGCGACCGGGACGCGGCGATGGACCTGCTCCAGGAGACCTACCTCACGGCCCTCGGCAAGCTGGACCGCTACCGCGGCCAGGGTCCCCTGGGCGCCTGGCTCCGGCGAATCGCCCTGCGCAAGGCTCTCGACTGGCGGCGCGGCCTGGCCCGCCGCCTTCGCGGGAACCAGCGCCTGGCGCGCGAGGCCGACGACACCGCCCCGGAAGCCGCCAGCCCCCGCTTCGACAGCGAGCGCGCGGCCTTCCAGGCGGCCCTGAACCGCCTCTCGCCGAAGCAGCGCGCCGCGCTGATCCTCCGGGAGGTGGAAGGCCTCGACTTCGACGCGATCGCCGCCGAGCTGGGCTGCCGCGAAGCCACCGTCCGCGTGCATCTGCACCGCGCACGGGAGGGCCTGCGCCGCCTCCTGAGCACCGCCGAGACGCCGCTGTTCGCCGAGGAACTGGAAGGATGGCAGCCATGA
- a CDS encoding von Willebrand factor type A domain-containing protein — MKSLFDKHAHRLSKGEQELIWRQISAGSQQERRRRRQFVTALSGAGALVAAGLILTVMMLDPNPAKRVETLSAPSTRTVTPGTDALAGRAVADAAPEALDEVASREMKKDEAPAQPAEEAPATTQKVAAPAAQEHNPTVVSSEAGRRDAAADMGKAAREELSAAPLVAEYSAAHPQPEVEPDSTTSWVRTASVAGDVMRVYGHVVDSQTGDPLAYANVTVKGTNFGTMTKVDGSFEFTMPKGEYTVIVSSLGYDSAQLADVSLEREVLKPLTRFAMVSNSAIAYMVEGEAPEVDVKSSSEHRRKEQDLSAFAVDNLQEAMALEAGITMKGGDLYVRGGRTGEVSMQMDGVPVKDPGVALPSGVKQPEAKEEAAKTNDPRPSTLAGQTQPARDSRQDRDEEDAYVRARRLERERQQAYYRRCWWTPPDYNNPNGEPFDAMYFRDYGTNPFVVTEEDALSTFAVDVDRASYNIVRRYLDERHLPPKEAVRVEEFVNAMDPGYGRVRQGDFALHADGMPSPYRDGYQLLRLGVQAREAERGERRRANLVFVIDTSGSMAREDRLGLVKRSLGVLLDGLGADDTVGIVEYGSTGRVVLPPTSVEDRRTIERAIESLHTNGSTNAEQGLDLGYTMASRVYDAKAINRLVLCSDGVANTGETDAERILDKVRYQSDRGIYLSTVGFGMGNYNDVLMETLADKGDGNYYYVDSFDEARRLFGDTLAGTLMVLGRDAKIQVEFDPESVLRWRLLGYENRDVADEDFRNDSVDAGEIGPGHTVVALYELKLSDEAARAIGKRGSAPLGTLRLRYEHPESERDAGEVEELSKRFGTADLLDSASRADLNLRLTALAAQFAEVLRGSYWARDLRLTDLEDTARDLDRALGRDDTADPEIRDFLRSVERAARLGER; from the coding sequence ATGAAGAGCCTCTTCGACAAGCACGCGCATCGCCTCTCCAAGGGCGAACAGGAGCTGATCTGGCGGCAGATCTCCGCCGGCAGCCAGCAGGAGCGCCGCCGGCGGCGGCAGTTCGTCACCGCGCTGTCGGGCGCGGGGGCGCTCGTGGCCGCCGGCCTGATCCTGACCGTGATGATGCTGGATCCCAATCCGGCGAAGCGCGTCGAGACGCTGAGTGCGCCGTCGACGCGAACCGTGACGCCGGGCACCGACGCCCTCGCCGGCCGCGCCGTGGCCGATGCCGCGCCCGAGGCGCTCGACGAGGTCGCGTCGCGCGAGATGAAGAAGGACGAGGCGCCGGCGCAGCCCGCCGAGGAGGCGCCCGCCACAACGCAGAAGGTCGCGGCCCCGGCGGCCCAGGAACACAACCCCACCGTCGTGTCTTCCGAAGCGGGCCGCCGGGACGCCGCGGCCGACATGGGCAAGGCCGCGCGCGAGGAGTTGTCCGCGGCGCCCTTGGTCGCGGAGTACAGCGCCGCCCATCCCCAGCCGGAGGTGGAGCCGGACAGCACCACGTCCTGGGTGCGGACCGCGAGCGTTGCCGGCGACGTGATGCGGGTCTACGGACATGTGGTCGACAGCCAGACCGGTGACCCGCTGGCCTACGCCAACGTCACCGTCAAGGGAACAAACTTCGGTACGATGACGAAGGTGGATGGAAGCTTCGAGTTCACGATGCCCAAGGGTGAGTACACGGTGATCGTCTCATCCCTGGGCTACGATAGCGCGCAGCTGGCGGATGTCTCGCTCGAGCGCGAAGTGCTGAAGCCGTTGACGCGATTCGCCATGGTTTCGAACTCCGCCATCGCCTACATGGTGGAGGGCGAAGCGCCGGAGGTCGACGTCAAGTCCTCCTCGGAGCATCGACGGAAGGAGCAGGATCTCAGCGCCTTCGCCGTGGACAACCTCCAGGAGGCCATGGCCCTCGAGGCCGGCATCACCATGAAGGGCGGCGACCTCTACGTCCGCGGCGGGCGCACCGGCGAGGTCAGCATGCAGATGGACGGCGTGCCCGTGAAGGACCCCGGCGTCGCCCTGCCCTCCGGCGTGAAACAGCCCGAGGCGAAGGAAGAGGCCGCCAAGACCAACGACCCGCGGCCGTCCACGCTGGCGGGGCAGACGCAGCCCGCGCGGGACTCCCGTCAGGATCGCGACGAGGAGGATGCCTACGTCCGGGCCCGTCGCCTCGAACGCGAGCGCCAGCAGGCCTACTACCGGCGCTGCTGGTGGACGCCGCCCGACTACAACAACCCCAACGGCGAGCCCTTCGACGCCATGTACTTCCGCGACTACGGGACGAACCCCTTCGTCGTCACGGAAGAGGACGCGCTCTCCACCTTCGCGGTGGACGTCGACCGCGCCAGCTACAACATCGTGCGGCGCTACCTCGACGAGCGGCATCTGCCGCCCAAGGAGGCCGTGCGCGTGGAGGAGTTCGTCAACGCAATGGATCCGGGCTACGGCCGCGTGCGCCAGGGCGACTTCGCGCTTCACGCCGACGGCATGCCCTCGCCCTATCGCGACGGCTACCAGCTGCTCCGTCTGGGCGTGCAGGCCCGCGAGGCGGAGCGCGGCGAGCGCCGGCGCGCGAACCTGGTCTTCGTCATCGACACGTCGGGCTCCATGGCGCGCGAGGATCGCCTGGGCCTGGTGAAGCGCTCCCTCGGCGTGCTGCTGGATGGCCTGGGCGCCGACGACACCGTGGGCATCGTGGAGTACGGTTCCACGGGCCGCGTGGTACTTCCGCCGACGAGCGTGGAGGACCGCCGTACGATCGAGCGGGCCATCGAGTCGCTGCACACCAACGGCAGCACGAACGCCGAGCAGGGCCTCGACCTTGGCTACACGATGGCGAGTCGCGTCTACGATGCGAAGGCCATCAACCGCCTCGTGCTCTGCTCCGACGGCGTGGCCAACACGGGCGAGACCGACGCCGAGCGCATCCTCGACAAGGTGCGCTACCAGTCCGACCGCGGCATCTACCTGAGCACGGTGGGCTTCGGCATGGGCAACTACAACGACGTCCTCATGGAGACGCTCGCCGACAAGGGCGACGGCAACTACTACTACGTCGACAGCTTCGACGAAGCGCGCCGCCTCTTCGGCGACACGCTCGCCGGCACGCTGATGGTCCTGGGCCGCGACGCGAAGATCCAGGTGGAGTTCGATCCCGAGTCGGTGCTGCGCTGGCGCCTGCTGGGCTACGAGAACCGCGACGTGGCCGACGAGGACTTCCGCAACGACAGCGTCGACGCGGGCGAGATCGGCCCGGGCCACACCGTCGTGGCGCTCTACGAGCTGAAGCTCAGCGACGAGGCGGCGCGGGCCATCGGCAAGCGCGGCTCCGCCCCGCTGGGCACGCTACGCCTGCGCTACGAGCATCCCGAGTCCGAGCGGGACGCCGGCGAGGTGGAGGAGCTGTCCAAGCGCTTCGGCACCGCCGACCTGCTGGACAGCGCCAGCCGCGCGGACCTCAACCTGCGCCTCACGGCCCTGGCCGCCCAGTTCGCCGAGGTGCTGCGGGGCAGCTACTGGGCCCGGGACCTCCGTCTGACGGACCTCGAGGACACGGCCCGGGATCTGGACCGGGCGCTGGGGCGGGACGACACGGCCGACCCCGAGATCCGCGACTTCCTGCGCTCCGTGGAGCGCGCCGCCCGGCTGGGCGAGCGCTAG